The following are encoded in a window of Shewanella psychrotolerans genomic DNA:
- a CDS encoding DUF1840 domain-containing protein: MLVTFKSDNYANITLFGDVAKSLLKIMGHSGSVPGAFRTEDVPAALEKLSHAVAIESPPPTQASSDDDEESEQYISLRHRALPLIELLESAKNSQSNVMWE, translated from the coding sequence ATGTTAGTCACGTTCAAAAGCGATAACTACGCTAATATCACCTTGTTTGGTGACGTCGCCAAATCACTGTTAAAAATAATGGGCCATAGCGGCTCTGTCCCCGGTGCATTTAGGACTGAAGATGTGCCCGCTGCATTAGAGAAGTTATCTCACGCGGTTGCAATAGAATCTCCACCGCCTACACAAGCGTCAAGTGATGACGATGAGGAAAGCGAACAGTATATAAGTTTACGGCATCGTGCCCTGCCCCTTATTGAGTTGTTGGAATCGGCTAAAAATAGTCAATCAAACGTGATGTGGGAGTAA
- a CDS encoding YdcH family protein has protein sequence MLGEDHSLINEFPEHQATIVKLSKADPNFADAAKQYNALDKEIRELELNGAPIDDEAMNQLKHDRAELKDALYIRLTQ, from the coding sequence ATGTTAGGAGAAGATCACTCTCTTATAAATGAGTTTCCAGAGCACCAAGCAACCATAGTAAAATTATCCAAAGCTGATCCCAACTTTGCTGATGCAGCCAAGCAATACAATGCTCTCGATAAAGAGATTCGAGAACTAGAACTGAATGGTGCACCTATCGACGATGAAGCCATGAATCAACTTAAACACGACAGAGCAGAATTAAAAGACGCACTGTATATACGTTTAACTCAATAA
- a CDS encoding energy-coupling factor ABC transporter permease: MSDFLLQRLNEIDWGITSGQLLAIGLLLTWLWAIWPSEEMKALLHDKALQSRLLLTAFAINALWLINASITVGIHLHFLGLVTLMLMFGWRIATFIALLPVLFFATFVLKQPFDFAVYGLVAVSIPLFLCYVVYSQVFKYLPHHLFIYIFCGAFMNGFLSILFHMLPWSVWLWVSSEYDWSYLSDNYLLLIPLLAFPEALLNGMAVTFMVVYRPDWLYDYSDRTYF, translated from the coding sequence ATGAGCGATTTTTTATTACAACGCTTAAACGAAATCGATTGGGGTATAACGAGTGGCCAATTACTCGCAATCGGGCTGCTTTTGACATGGTTATGGGCTATTTGGCCGAGCGAAGAGATGAAGGCCTTGCTTCACGATAAAGCCCTGCAGTCGCGTTTACTGCTGACGGCATTTGCGATCAATGCGTTGTGGTTAATAAATGCCAGTATTACAGTGGGTATCCATCTACACTTTTTAGGTTTAGTGACGTTAATGTTGATGTTTGGATGGCGTATAGCCACTTTTATTGCGCTATTACCTGTGCTGTTTTTCGCTACCTTCGTTCTCAAGCAGCCGTTTGATTTTGCTGTTTATGGATTAGTTGCCGTCTCGATACCGTTATTTCTTTGCTATGTGGTTTATAGTCAAGTATTCAAATACCTGCCGCATCATTTATTTATTTACATCTTTTGCGGTGCATTTATGAATGGCTTTTTGTCGATTTTATTCCACATGCTGCCTTGGTCGGTTTGGCTCTGGGTGAGTAGCGAATATGATTGGAGTTACTTATCGGATAATTATCTATTATTGATTCCGCTACTGGCGTTTCCAGAGGCGCTACTTAATGGTATGGCGGTGACATTTATGGTGGTATACCGCCCCGATTGGCTTTATGACTATTCTGATCGAACCTATTTTTAG
- a CDS encoding sulfurtransferase: MEYPLVSTAWLEANLFDANVIVLDASMDTVIGKEPIVYDKFVAIPRAQKCDLENVFCDLSSTQIHAMPTAAQFNQGIAHLDIDVDSTVVIYDNQGIYSSPRAWWMFKLMGFDRVFVLDGGLPQWLSEERMTVDEYHQYEKSPHGNFQAEYQHGLVCDMTYMLSRFDANDVQVFDARGAARFNGEVAEPRANVRSGHIPGSINLPFAQVLDGYKLKEVEALQELFKWQDNEQTFERIFSCGSGITACILILASVASGHVKAVLYDGSWAEWGSHPQVPISLSPSNHANSSNVKIE; this comes from the coding sequence ATGGAATATCCTTTAGTGAGTACCGCGTGGCTAGAAGCAAATTTGTTTGATGCAAATGTGATAGTGCTTGATGCCAGCATGGACACAGTGATAGGTAAAGAGCCTATTGTCTATGATAAATTTGTTGCCATTCCTAGGGCGCAAAAGTGTGATTTAGAAAACGTGTTTTGTGATTTATCCTCAACTCAAATTCATGCAATGCCTACCGCCGCGCAATTTAATCAAGGGATAGCGCATTTAGATATCGACGTTGACAGTACTGTTGTGATCTATGATAACCAAGGTATCTACTCATCTCCCCGTGCATGGTGGATGTTTAAGCTAATGGGTTTTGATAGGGTGTTTGTGCTCGATGGTGGACTGCCTCAGTGGCTTAGCGAAGAGCGCATGACGGTCGATGAGTATCATCAATATGAAAAGTCGCCTCACGGTAATTTTCAAGCTGAGTATCAACATGGGCTTGTGTGTGACATGACCTATATGCTCTCTCGATTCGATGCTAATGATGTGCAAGTCTTTGATGCCAGAGGTGCTGCTCGTTTTAATGGTGAGGTCGCTGAACCGCGAGCGAATGTACGTAGCGGTCATATTCCCGGCTCGATCAATTTGCCTTTTGCTCAGGTCCTCGACGGCTACAAGCTAAAAGAGGTTGAAGCGCTTCAGGAGTTGTTTAAATGGCAAGATAATGAACAAACTTTTGAACGTATCTTTAGCTGTGGCTCTGGGATCACCGCATGCATATTAATATTAGCCTCAGTCGCATCCGGCCACGTTAAAGCTGTGTTATATGATGGCTCATGGGCTGAGTGGGGGAGCCATCCACAAGTGCCAATCAGTTTAAGCCCATCGAATCATGCAAATTCCAGTAATGTTAAGATTGAATAA
- a CDS encoding VF530 family DNA-binding protein: MIELQQNNPLHGLGLEAMVTELVDFYDWKILYAALRLECFNLNPTMEASVKFLKKTEWARERVESFYLYRFKRMPKGSAAQFELKPRERGFADGIVPRKPQELTVELIAEMRAKATADYEAMKKNNGRPKFGKDKSRAQDSYAQNKRSGSKRPAPSQDPNNPWGK; this comes from the coding sequence ATGATTGAATTGCAACAAAATAACCCATTACATGGCTTAGGTTTAGAGGCCATGGTTACCGAGTTAGTCGATTTTTACGATTGGAAAATACTCTACGCCGCATTGCGTTTAGAGTGTTTTAATCTTAATCCGACGATGGAAGCTAGTGTTAAGTTTCTGAAAAAAACCGAGTGGGCCAGAGAGCGGGTGGAAAGCTTCTACCTTTATCGTTTTAAGCGTATGCCTAAAGGTAGTGCGGCGCAGTTTGAGTTAAAGCCGCGTGAGCGTGGTTTTGCAGATGGGATTGTGCCGCGTAAACCACAAGAGTTGACCGTTGAGTTGATTGCTGAAATGCGAGCTAAAGCGACAGCTGATTATGAAGCGATGAAGAAAAATAATGGCCGTCCTAAATTTGGTAAAGATAAGTCTCGCGCTCAAGATAGCTATGCGCAAAACAAGCGCTCAGGCAGTAAACGTCCCGCGCCATCTCAAGATCCAAATAATCCTTGGGGGAAATAG
- a CDS encoding glutamate-5-semialdehyde dehydrogenase: MSLIKNLSKEAAEAAQTLAVLDEQLKNTVLLDMARAIRAHSYEILSANVIDMAHAESNQLGAAMLDRLKMTPERIEAMAQGIETIAALPDPIGELRDIGQRPNGLNISKMRVPLGVVCMIYEARPNVTADAGALCFKSGNAVVLRGGKEALQTSKVIADILQTVLKHYGLPPALITVVPDPDRALMMELMQQRDYIDVIIPRGGEGLINFVTDHSKIPVIQHFKGVCHLYVDKDADLDTALALLLNGKTQRTGVCNALEGLVVHQDVAAEFLPKVASALAEHQVKINACQHAANYFNNCNLIDDGDFGQEYLDLEIAICQVEDFNQAIDHIRRFGSHHTEVICTKNELTAARFQRTVDASVVMVNASSRFSDGGELGLGAEIGIATTKLHAYGPMGLESLTTEKYLVSGDGQVRA, from the coding sequence ATGAGCTTAATAAAGAATTTATCGAAAGAAGCTGCAGAAGCAGCACAGACACTTGCTGTATTGGATGAGCAGCTAAAAAACACGGTACTACTGGACATGGCGCGCGCGATCCGAGCGCACAGCTATGAGATCTTAAGCGCCAATGTGATCGATATGGCTCACGCCGAATCAAACCAACTTGGCGCAGCAATGTTAGATCGCTTAAAAATGACGCCAGAGCGAATAGAAGCTATGGCGCAAGGCATTGAAACTATTGCAGCCTTACCCGACCCCATTGGTGAGCTTAGAGACATTGGTCAGCGCCCAAATGGACTAAACATTAGTAAGATGCGAGTACCACTTGGCGTTGTCTGTATGATTTATGAAGCGCGTCCTAACGTGACAGCTGATGCTGGCGCATTATGCTTTAAATCAGGGAATGCAGTCGTGCTACGAGGCGGTAAAGAAGCGCTTCAAACCAGTAAGGTTATTGCTGATATTTTACAGACGGTGCTCAAGCATTATGGCTTACCACCAGCATTGATCACTGTCGTGCCCGATCCCGATCGTGCTTTAATGATGGAGTTAATGCAGCAACGTGATTATATTGATGTGATTATTCCACGAGGCGGTGAAGGCCTGATCAACTTCGTAACTGATCACAGTAAGATCCCAGTTATTCAGCATTTTAAGGGAGTTTGTCACCTTTACGTAGATAAAGATGCCGATCTAGATACCGCATTAGCATTGCTACTCAATGGTAAAACCCAGCGTACTGGAGTTTGTAATGCGCTTGAGGGGCTTGTCGTTCACCAAGATGTTGCCGCTGAATTTCTCCCTAAAGTAGCGAGCGCCCTTGCTGAGCATCAGGTCAAGATCAATGCTTGCCAACACGCGGCCAACTACTTTAACAACTGCAATCTAATAGACGATGGTGATTTTGGCCAAGAGTATTTAGACCTTGAAATCGCCATTTGTCAGGTTGAAGACTTTAATCAGGCAATCGACCATATTAGACGCTTTGGTAGCCATCATACCGAAGTGATTTGTACCAAAAATGAGCTTACTGCAGCTCGTTTCCAACGTACGGTTGATGCATCTGTGGTAATGGTTAATGCCTCTTCACGCTTCTCTGACGGCGGCGAGTTAGGCTTAGGCGCCGAGATAGGCATTGCGACCACCAAGCTGCATGCTTACGGTCCAATGGGTCTTGAGTCACTCACCACCGAAAAGTATTTAGTGAGTGGTGATGGCCAAGTTCGTGCTTAA
- a CDS encoding aldehyde dehydrogenase produces MSTPQSREQWQQMADSLSINGQAFINGEYCAAVSGETFDCVSPIDGKVLAKVASCDLADANIAVVNAREVFERGDWSQMAPVKRKQVMIRFAELLEQNQDELALLETLDMGKPIRYSGSVDVAGAARAIRWSGEAVDKIYDEIAPTAHNEIGMITREPVGVVAAIVPWNFPLLMACWKLGPALATGNSVVLKPSEKSPLTAIRMAQIAIEAGLPKGVLNVLPGFGHTVGKALALHMDVDTLVFTGSTKIAKQLMIYAGESNMKRVWLEAGGKSPNIVFNDAPDLQQAAVAAASAIAFNQGEVCTAGSRLLVEAGVKDELIKLIEAEMQAWQPGHPLDPATTCGAVVDQQQLDNVLGYIRAGVAEGASLVQGGQQVMAESGGVYVEPTIFSNVKNEMTIAKEEIFGPVLSVITFDGMDEAIHIANDTIYGLAAGVWTSDISKAHKTAKALRSGMVWINHYDGGDMTAPFGGYKQSGNGRDKSLHAFDKYTEIKATWIAL; encoded by the coding sequence ATGAGTACTCCCCAAAGTCGTGAACAATGGCAGCAAATGGCAGATTCGCTTTCTATTAATGGTCAAGCATTTATCAATGGTGAATACTGCGCGGCAGTGTCTGGTGAAACCTTCGATTGTGTGAGTCCAATCGATGGAAAAGTGTTGGCCAAGGTCGCTAGCTGCGATCTTGCAGACGCCAATATTGCCGTCGTTAATGCGCGTGAAGTATTTGAACGTGGTGATTGGTCTCAGATGGCGCCAGTTAAACGTAAGCAGGTGATGATTCGTTTTGCTGAATTATTAGAGCAGAACCAAGATGAGCTGGCGTTGTTAGAGACACTCGATATGGGGAAACCCATACGTTATTCAGGTAGTGTTGATGTGGCTGGCGCGGCTCGCGCGATACGTTGGTCTGGTGAAGCTGTCGATAAAATATATGATGAGATTGCACCAACCGCTCATAACGAGATAGGAATGATCACTCGTGAGCCAGTAGGTGTTGTTGCGGCGATTGTGCCTTGGAATTTCCCTCTGCTTATGGCGTGTTGGAAGTTAGGCCCTGCACTCGCAACGGGTAACAGTGTGGTGTTAAAACCTTCTGAAAAGTCTCCGTTAACCGCTATTCGTATGGCACAGATTGCCATTGAAGCTGGGCTTCCAAAGGGCGTATTAAATGTCTTGCCTGGTTTTGGTCACACCGTGGGGAAAGCGTTAGCACTGCATATGGATGTCGATACCTTAGTGTTTACTGGCTCGACTAAAATTGCCAAGCAGTTGATGATTTATGCGGGTGAATCCAACATGAAGCGCGTTTGGTTAGAGGCTGGTGGTAAAAGCCCTAATATCGTGTTTAATGATGCGCCAGATCTTCAACAAGCCGCCGTTGCGGCGGCGTCAGCCATCGCATTCAACCAAGGAGAAGTATGTACAGCTGGTTCTCGTTTATTGGTGGAAGCTGGGGTTAAAGATGAGCTTATTAAGCTTATCGAAGCTGAGATGCAAGCATGGCAGCCTGGTCATCCGCTTGATCCTGCCACAACTTGTGGCGCGGTAGTCGATCAGCAGCAGCTAGATAATGTACTGGGCTATATTCGCGCTGGTGTTGCTGAGGGGGCCAGTTTGGTACAAGGTGGCCAGCAAGTGATGGCTGAGTCTGGCGGTGTTTATGTCGAACCGACGATCTTCTCAAATGTGAAAAATGAGATGACCATTGCTAAAGAAGAGATCTTCGGCCCAGTATTATCGGTTATCACTTTTGACGGAATGGATGAGGCGATACATATCGCTAACGATACCATTTACGGTTTGGCTGCTGGAGTCTGGACCTCTGATATTAGTAAAGCCCATAAAACAGCTAAGGCGCTACGCAGTGGCATGGTATGGATCAATCATTACGACGGTGGCGATATGACCGCGCCATTCGGCGGTTATAAGCAATCGGGCAACGGTCGCGATAAGTCACTGCATGCTTTCGATAAATACACAGAGATTAAAGCGACTTGGATAGCGCTTTAA
- a CDS encoding PepSY-associated TM helix domain-containing protein: MNLVPALKWFHNWVGFFVSIAMLIALTSGVYLGSVDIIKRLNDHGQEYQPLSIAQKANTVETLFARYPEMSTVRFPTEHTPFVQAATRGKSIVFDNDLNELAIRQSSDIPMFSTIFWLHRHFLMGDFGKYLNAWASLTGGVITLIGVYLWWRVRKGFRFKQTLPKNTRSSSLLKSHIQLGLFISIPLFILCISGFLITYKGLWISALKQQSIDDISYPVSQSSNWLSQLSTAQNLWPDSQLVAVSKPRVNPKEKALPTELNYSIGFDSHSDVWLREADKITMNFEQGVIQSALKHRDRPLSGRIASFVRPLHDALNMPLSYVILITFVSTIGAIIFLFTLVTFYRRTFKKKTTAKR; encoded by the coding sequence ATGAATCTAGTCCCTGCATTAAAGTGGTTCCATAACTGGGTAGGCTTTTTTGTTAGCATTGCCATGCTAATCGCGCTCACTAGCGGCGTTTATTTAGGGAGCGTTGATATAATCAAACGCCTAAATGATCATGGGCAAGAATATCAACCACTGTCTATCGCTCAGAAAGCCAATACTGTCGAAACGTTGTTCGCGCGTTATCCAGAGATGAGTACGGTGCGCTTTCCTACCGAACACACACCATTTGTACAGGCGGCCACCCGCGGTAAATCAATTGTTTTTGATAATGATCTTAATGAGCTGGCGATAAGACAATCATCCGATATTCCGATGTTTAGCACGATATTTTGGTTACATCGTCATTTTTTAATGGGTGATTTTGGTAAATACCTTAATGCTTGGGCTTCACTCACGGGCGGTGTCATTACCTTAATCGGCGTCTACCTGTGGTGGCGTGTTCGCAAGGGATTTAGATTCAAGCAGACGCTCCCCAAAAACACTCGCTCGAGTAGCTTATTAAAAAGCCATATTCAATTGGGACTTTTTATTTCTATTCCACTGTTTATTTTATGTATTAGTGGTTTTCTAATCACCTACAAGGGCTTGTGGATTAGCGCACTAAAGCAGCAGTCTATTGATGATATTAGTTATCCTGTTAGCCAATCGAGTAACTGGCTAAGCCAGCTCAGCACCGCACAAAACCTATGGCCTGACTCACAACTGGTTGCGGTAAGTAAGCCGCGTGTTAATCCTAAAGAAAAAGCGTTACCAACAGAATTAAACTACAGCATAGGTTTTGATAGCCACAGTGATGTTTGGCTTAGAGAAGCCGACAAAATCACAATGAACTTTGAGCAAGGTGTTATCCAGTCGGCTTTAAAACACCGTGATAGACCACTATCGGGCCGAATTGCTAGCTTCGTTCGGCCATTACATGACGCTCTGAACATGCCATTAAGCTATGTGATACTCATCACCTTTGTCTCTACCATTGGCGCGATAATATTCCTATTTACCTTAGTCACTTTTTATCGGCGAACCTTTAAGAAAAAAACAACGGCAAAACGATAA
- the proB gene encoding glutamate 5-kinase, which translates to MADLHWKRIVVKVGSALIAPHKKGCSSHFLLGIAQFIANCRAQGCQVVLVSSGSVAAGWHRFPGVSDPNVSTKKAMAAAGQADMMATWDKLFDFPSAQMLVTHGDLRDRERYISIKDTLFSLLEHGLLPIINENDAVTTDKLKVGDNDNLSAMVAAAADADALIICSDVKGLYTKNPNLHDDAKLIKQVTDINADIYAMAGGATSDVGTGGMRTKIQAAEKAISHGIETVIVDGFDSNSFNQLLKGQNPGTLFTPFEHPMQEHLHWMTHTSQAQGELIVENDFDADLEQQNTQLTSDDVVAIKGNFSVGDTVLVRKGDGTKLAKAKSNYSSCLLNFIAEQDDRDFANDVQQKTGPIISDKNIAILE; encoded by the coding sequence ATGGCAGATTTACACTGGAAACGCATAGTCGTCAAAGTGGGTAGTGCCTTGATTGCTCCCCATAAAAAGGGGTGTAGCAGCCACTTCCTACTAGGCATCGCACAATTTATTGCAAACTGTCGAGCCCAAGGGTGTCAGGTTGTATTGGTATCCTCTGGTTCGGTTGCCGCTGGCTGGCACCGATTCCCGGGGGTCTCCGACCCAAATGTATCGACTAAAAAGGCTATGGCTGCCGCAGGGCAAGCCGACATGATGGCCACATGGGATAAGTTATTTGATTTTCCATCAGCGCAGATGCTAGTCACCCATGGTGATCTTAGGGATCGTGAGCGCTATATCAGCATTAAAGATACGTTATTTAGCCTGTTAGAACATGGCTTACTACCGATCATTAACGAAAACGATGCGGTGACCACTGACAAACTCAAAGTCGGTGACAACGACAATCTATCGGCAATGGTCGCGGCCGCAGCCGATGCTGACGCACTCATTATCTGCTCAGACGTTAAAGGGCTTTATACCAAAAACCCTAATCTTCATGACGATGCCAAGCTGATAAAACAAGTAACAGACATCAACGCCGACATCTATGCTATGGCGGGTGGCGCCACCAGCGATGTGGGCACAGGTGGGATGCGTACAAAGATTCAGGCAGCTGAAAAAGCGATCTCTCACGGCATTGAAACTGTGATTGTTGATGGTTTCGATTCCAACTCGTTCAATCAGCTATTGAAGGGGCAGAACCCGGGGACCTTATTCACCCCGTTTGAGCATCCGATGCAAGAACACCTGCACTGGATGACCCACACTTCACAGGCACAAGGTGAGTTAATCGTCGAAAATGACTTTGACGCAGATCTTGAACAACAAAATACACAGCTGACTAGCGACGATGTAGTAGCCATAAAAGGTAACTTTTCCGTCGGTGATACGGTATTAGTGCGCAAAGGCGATGGCACTAAATTGGCAAAAGCCAAATCCAATTACAGCAGTTGCCTACTTAATTTTATTGCGGAGCAAGACGATCGCGATTTTGCTAACGATGTTCAGCAAAAGACTGGCCCGATCATCTCCGACAAAAATATCGCCATATTGGAGTAA
- the putP gene encoding sodium/proline symporter PutP has protein sequence MNYLSYVSLAIYFLAMLAIGLFAYRQSTSDVSGYILGGRQVSPQVTALSAGASDMSGWMLMGLPGAMFLVGFETIYIAVGLLLGALINYLIVAPKLRVYTEVADNALTIPEFFAKRFHDPSGNIRIIAAIIIVIFFTLYTSAGLVAGGKLFESAFEVHYELGLMITLGVVVSYTLLGGFLAVSLTDFVQGCIMFVALILVPVVAYQEFTSADKMMDFAYQSIPHFGEAMQNVTLLGLISSLSWGLGYFGQPHIIVRFMAIRSVGDIKTAKNIGMSWMTVTIIGALATGLVGIAYANKFDMKLSDPETIFIVFSELLFHPMISGFLLAAILAAIMSTISSQLLVSSSSLTEDIYRVISKKEATEKEMVKMGRYGVAGVAFVASLLALDRSNSILSLVSNAWAGFGAAFGPLVLFSLYKKNLTHKAAIAGIVSGAATVLFWIYAPVLADSKALTTVIYEMIPGFLVSSVVIWVVSALDSDPCKNTVKTFNEAGRVLAEQK, from the coding sequence ATGAACTACCTAAGTTATGTATCATTGGCCATCTATTTTCTCGCCATGCTAGCCATTGGTTTATTTGCTTATCGACAATCCACCAGCGATGTTTCAGGTTACATTTTGGGTGGCCGTCAGGTTAGCCCACAAGTTACCGCCCTTTCTGCGGGTGCGTCAGACATGAGTGGCTGGATGCTAATGGGGCTTCCCGGCGCTATGTTCTTGGTTGGATTTGAGACCATTTACATTGCAGTCGGCTTGTTGCTCGGTGCATTAATTAACTATTTAATTGTCGCGCCTAAACTGCGTGTATATACGGAAGTTGCAGATAACGCTCTGACAATACCTGAGTTTTTTGCGAAACGATTCCATGATCCAAGCGGTAATATTCGTATTATTGCGGCAATCATCATCGTAATTTTCTTCACCTTGTACACGTCAGCTGGTTTAGTTGCTGGCGGTAAGTTGTTTGAATCGGCATTCGAAGTGCATTACGAACTCGGGTTAATGATCACCTTAGGCGTTGTGGTTTCTTATACACTGCTTGGTGGATTTTTAGCCGTCAGTCTTACCGATTTTGTCCAGGGCTGTATCATGTTCGTGGCTCTGATTTTGGTTCCGGTTGTGGCGTATCAAGAGTTTACCAGTGCCGATAAGATGATGGACTTTGCTTATCAGTCTATTCCTCACTTTGGTGAGGCGATGCAAAATGTCACCCTACTCGGACTCATCTCCAGTTTATCGTGGGGCTTAGGTTATTTTGGTCAACCACATATCATCGTCCGCTTTATGGCAATTCGCAGCGTTGGTGATATTAAAACGGCGAAAAATATTGGTATGAGCTGGATGACAGTAACCATTATTGGTGCATTAGCCACAGGTTTAGTCGGTATCGCCTATGCCAATAAGTTTGATATGAAGCTAAGTGATCCTGAAACCATCTTTATCGTATTCTCAGAATTACTATTCCATCCAATGATCAGTGGATTCCTATTAGCCGCTATTTTAGCAGCGATTATGAGTACGATTTCATCGCAATTACTGGTGTCTTCTAGCTCATTAACTGAAGATATCTATCGTGTGATATCGAAGAAAGAAGCGACCGAAAAAGAGATGGTAAAAATGGGACGCTATGGGGTAGCAGGTGTTGCATTTGTCGCTAGTTTATTGGCGTTAGATCGTTCAAACAGTATCTTGTCATTAGTCAGTAATGCTTGGGCTGGCTTCGGTGCAGCATTTGGTCCGCTAGTGCTATTTAGCCTGTACAAGAAGAACCTAACCCATAAAGCCGCAATAGCAGGCATAGTCTCGGGCGCAGCAACAGTACTGTTTTGGATTTACGCCCCAGTGCTTGCAGACAGCAAAGCGTTGACAACGGTCATATACGAGATGATCCCCGGCTTCTTAGTGAGTAGCGTCGTGATTTGGGTCGTGAGTGCATTGGACTCAGATCCCTGTAAAAACACGGTTAAGACATTCAACGAAGCGGGCCGAGTACTAGCAGAGCAAAAATAG
- a CDS encoding nitroreductase family protein, with product MTHPIITDLKNRYTAKRYDASRRIPQTDLDVIYEAMRLSASSINSQPWKFIVIESDAAKQRMHDTFANKFQFNQPHIKSASHIILFAYNPAYTRDDYAKVVDKGIADGRIKPEDREQAFGGFAFAELNTDKNGNTSTWTKSQTYLALGNTMHTLARLGIDSTPMEGVDSELIGEIFKEELNGFICEVGLAIGYHHSEEDYNASLPKSRLAAEDVLTVL from the coding sequence ATGACTCACCCTATTATTACCGACTTAAAAAATCGCTACACAGCCAAAAGATACGATGCATCAAGACGAATCCCTCAAACCGATCTCGATGTCATTTACGAAGCGATGCGCCTATCTGCATCATCAATTAACTCACAACCATGGAAATTTATTGTTATTGAAAGCGACGCAGCAAAACAACGCATGCATGATACTTTTGCTAATAAATTTCAGTTCAATCAGCCTCATATAAAATCGGCATCACACATCATCTTATTCGCGTACAACCCAGCTTATACTCGTGATGATTACGCCAAAGTGGTCGATAAAGGCATCGCTGATGGCCGTATTAAGCCAGAAGACAGAGAGCAGGCTTTTGGCGGGTTTGCCTTTGCAGAACTCAATACCGATAAAAATGGTAACACCTCGACTTGGACAAAATCACAAACCTATTTAGCCTTAGGCAATACCATGCATACTTTAGCAAGACTAGGCATTGACTCCACTCCAATGGAAGGGGTCGATAGTGAGTTAATTGGCGAAATATTCAAAGAGGAGTTGAACGGGTTTATCTGTGAAGTAGGCTTAGCGATTGGCTATCATCACAGTGAAGAAGATTATAATGCTAGCTTGCCAAAATCTCGTTTAGCAGCTGAAGATGTGCTCACCGTTTTATAA
- the proC gene encoding pyrroline-5-carboxylate reductase, translating into MRIAFIGGGNMAKAIIAGLLKHGHNGQNILVCAPTQATRNGIVDQFNVRVHQDNSAAVAFADVIIIAVKPFVVPLVCEDIAPMMSALSEDKLVISIAAGVKHATISKKLGHSNRVICSMPNLPTAIGKGLTGMYTATQTDELDIKIADALMNAVGDTVWLKDEKQMSTIVATAGSSPAYFFLFLEAMEKAAINQGLPKQTATKAVLQSAMGAISMAASSQLDFASLRRQVTSPKGTTEQAILAFQHGELDELVANAMDSAADRARELSLG; encoded by the coding sequence ATGCGTATCGCCTTCATCGGTGGCGGAAACATGGCTAAAGCCATCATTGCAGGCTTACTGAAACATGGTCATAACGGTCAAAATATCTTGGTATGCGCGCCGACCCAAGCGACCCGCAACGGTATTGTCGATCAATTTAATGTACGAGTACATCAAGATAATAGCGCTGCGGTTGCCTTCGCCGATGTGATCATTATTGCAGTAAAGCCCTTTGTCGTACCTTTAGTGTGCGAAGACATTGCGCCAATGATGTCGGCACTAAGCGAAGATAAATTGGTTATCTCGATTGCGGCTGGGGTTAAACATGCCACTATCAGCAAAAAGTTGGGACATTCTAACCGTGTTATCTGCTCTATGCCGAATCTGCCAACGGCAATCGGTAAAGGCTTAACGGGTATGTATACAGCAACACAAACTGATGAGTTAGATATCAAGATAGCCGACGCGCTAATGAACGCCGTAGGTGATACTGTGTGGCTTAAAGATGAAAAGCAGATGTCGACCATTGTCGCCACTGCGGGGAGCTCGCCAGCTTACTTCTTCCTGTTTTTAGAAGCAATGGAAAAGGCGGCAATAAACCAAGGTCTGCCAAAACAAACCGCAACCAAAGCAGTTTTGCAAAGTGCTATGGGAGCGATATCGATGGCGGCGAGTAGTCAACTGGACTTTGCATCACTGCGACGCCAAGTCACCTCGCCCAAAGGCACTACAGAGCAAGCGATATTAGCGTTTCAGCATGGTGAACTCGACGAATTAGTCGCCAATGCAATGGACTCGGCGGCAGACCGAGCAAGAGAGCTATCTTTAGGTTAA